One part of the Rutidosis leptorrhynchoides isolate AG116_Rl617_1_P2 chromosome 1, CSIRO_AGI_Rlap_v1, whole genome shotgun sequence genome encodes these proteins:
- the LOC139859725 gene encoding uncharacterized protein — MGEENAITLINKLDFGDPLYLHPSDTSSTPLVSIKLKGTENYKIWSRSVLLALGTKNKVGFVDGTCVKNANDEVLSKQWDRCNSVVLSWLLGSIADELYAGLIFSENASTVWTELKETYDKIDGSIIFNLHFNISTLKQGNSSLSEYYHKLNSLWKQYDAMANLKQCTCEAADQTVKHNSMLKLMQFLMSLNDCYMHVKSNLLLRDPLPDVKTAYSVLSREESHRGLL, encoded by the coding sequence ATGGGGGAAGAAAACGCAATTACTCTTATAAATAAGCTTGACTTTGGTGACCCTTTGTATCTGCACCCTAGTGACACCTCTAGCACACCCCTTGTCTCTATCAAACTCAAAGGGACAGAAAACTATAAAATATGGAGTAGATCTGTGTTACTTGCCCTTGGTACAAAAAATAAAGTTGGTTTTGTGGATGGTACTTGTGTTAAAAATGCTAATGATGAAGTTTTGTCTAAACAATGGGATAGATGTAATTCTGTAGTTCTTTCGTGGTTACTTGGTTCTATTGCTGATGAGTTGTATGCTGGTTTAATTTTTTCTGAAAATGCTAGCACTGTGTGGACTGAACTAAAGGAGACTTATGATAAAATAGATGGGTCTATTATCTTTAACTTACACTTTAATATTAGCACATTGAAACAAGGAAATAGCTCTCTGTCTGAATATTATCATAAGTTGAACTCTCTGTGGAAACAATATGATGCCATGGCTAATCTGAAACAATGTACTTGTGAAGCTGCTGATCAAACTGTCAAACATAATAGTATGCTTAAGTTGATGCAATTCTTGATGAGTCTAAATGATTGTTACATGCATGTCAAAAGTAATCTGCTATTAAGGGACCCGTTACCTGATGTTAAAACTGCTTACTCTGTGCTGTCTAGAGAAGAGTCACATAGAGGgttgttgtga